The following are from one region of the Poecilia reticulata strain Guanapo linkage group LG7, Guppy_female_1.0+MT, whole genome shotgun sequence genome:
- the LOC103467845 gene encoding probable N-acetyltransferase CML3 encodes MAHKSDFQFSIREYKPSDQDVVMSLFHDGILEHVYPAFFKAISNPDHVGIALSISMAGYVLGGSSYFQALLFGSLWAGFIYYCCHDIYDSYMMGRLNTDMADIQASYLEIPDNGFWVAEADINGQAKVVGMVAVTGQRGVEGGERFDDLNGGVSGTEFDQDAGDRSYARMTHVVVAFAWRRRNLGSQLTRKALDFCKERGFSRLVMDLSSPQTAAISMCQKLGFVQTSSHHNTHANPWFSKLARINVIEMEKLI; translated from the exons ATGGCCCACAAAAGCGACT tCCAGTTCTCCATCAGGGAATACAAACCCTCAGATCAAGATGTGGTCATGTCACTCTTTCACGACGGGATACTTGAACATGTTTACCCAGCGTTTTTCAAGGCAATTAGCAATCCAGACCATGTCGGGATTGCTCTCAGTATTTCCATGGCCGGCTATGTCCTCGGAGGTAGCTCCTACTTTCAAGCATTGCTCTTTGGGAGCCTTTGGGCTGGCTTCATTTATTACTGCTGCCATGACATCTACGATAGCTACATGATGGGGAGGCTAAACACAGACATGGCCGACATTCAAGCAAGCTACCTGGAAATCCCAGACAATGGCTTTTGGGTGGCAGAGGCAGACATCAACGGTCAGGCCAAGGTGGTGGGAATGGTGGCGGTGACGGGCCAAAGGGGGGTGGAAGGAGGCGAAAGGTTTGATGACTTGAACGGTGGAGTGAGCGGCACAGAGTTTGATCAAGACGCAGGAGACAGAAGTTACGCCCGGATGACTCACGTGGTCGTGGCATTCGCGTGGCGCCGCAGAAACCTGGGCTCACAGCTCACACGGAAGGCTCTGGATTTCTGCAAGGAGCGAGGCTTCTCCCGCCTCGTTATGGATCTTAGCTCGCCTCAGACCGCGGCCATTTCTATGTGTCAAAAACTAGGCTTTGTTCAAACGTCGTCCCATCATAACACCCATGCTAATCCCTGGTTCTCCAAGCTAGCAAGAATAAATGTGATTGAAATGGAGaagttaatttaa